The DNA region CTTAAGATACTATTCAAAATTTTGCAGAATTCAGCACTTGCTTTAGCCAGTTAAATAGCACCATCTCCTGGTTAAACTGGAAAACATATTGCGAGTTTTCTTTCATTCTCGAAGACATAAGACACTGAATGAGTGGATTGCTCAGGTGATTTGTGGTAGAAAAAAAATAGGGCAATTATCTAAAGTCTTAGACTATAGCAAACAAGGCTAACTTTAGTCAAGATGAAGATGAGCCCCTTCATCTTAAGGCCAACTTGGGTTTAATTTTGAACCTAGAGACAAGGCTAGGCAGCAGTTTTAATATGGTTAAAAATTGAGTTTGGGCATATAGGACTAAAATATCAATGTAACATTCCAGAAATGGACTATCCTAGGTATTATTCTCAACCATTGCTGCGCATAGTTCACCTGGAAGCTTTTAAATACTTAGGCCTCCTCTCAGACTCACTGAATCAgtgtctcttaaaaaaaattttcatcctGGGTGATGAAGTAGATGGTCAAGGTTGAGAGGCCCTGGTCTAGGTTAATAGGGCTGTGCTCTGTATGCATCTTGTGACCCTCTAAGAGGCATGTTCTAAAGGAACTGGGGCTATTTGCTCTTCTACAGAGGTCCTAAAGGAAGCAGTTTCCATAGTCACAAAAGACTGTTGGGATTAGCCCACAGGAATAGGACCTAGGATAAAGATGACAGGAATGCAGTTCTTTTAATATAGATTCCATTCCAATCTTAAGATTTTCTTCATGAAAATTGTCTAATGGACAGAAATCAAAGTGCTAAAAGTTTAGTATTGGGAGCTAATTtcaccattttaaatattttgtctcaTATAAACTCACTTTTAGGCTGGGTTATGTGACTGAGTATACTTGCCTATATTGGCAAATAGACTATGCTAATGTATGCCACACTGAATTTTTCACACGAAAATGTGTATATGGCTAGGTCTTGTAGattaaaatgcttttctttttatattcaagCAGAACCAAGACCGAAAGCAcagaacatatgtttatgttctTACTGTCACTGAAATATTAGAAGACTGGGAAGATTCTGTTAATATAGGTAAATTCCCTTTCCTTTTGCTATCTGAATTCTCTTAATTCAAATACTACATATGTGTATTCAGTTTTCATCTTAAATTATTTTGGGTTACTTTTTAGAGAAGATCAATATACATCTCCAAATTTGAATTATCTTAAAATTGTTCCCCAATATATTGTTGTCTAAGCCATTCCCAAAAACATAGTCATTATTTGTGGAGACAGTTGAGGGGGCATTGTTAATAGtgtatagctttttaaaattgacctcattattttttatttttagtaaccaatttcatactgttttttaggaagaaagagagagtggTTCAAAGTAGAAGATGCCATCAAAGTTCTCCAGTGTCATAAGCCTGTACATGCCGAGTACCTGGAAAAACTAAAGCTGGGTTGTTCTCCAACCAATGGAAATTCCACAGTCCCTTCCCTTCCAGATAGTAACACCCTGTTTGTAACTGCTGCACAGACCTCTGGGCTGCCATCTAGTGTAAGATAGAGAGAATTGGAAGGACCTCTTCCACCATGTGCAGTCTCGTGGGCAGAGGCTTTATTATCCTTGGCAAACATCTGAATGACGCTTGCAAACTGTCTGAATTTGCCATGCAGGATTTTCAAACAATCTGCATGTTTTTCAGATGCTTtcaaatcttctttaaaaaaaaaaaaatagtgtaaaatattttaataagccaAAGCcatgtggaattttttttagaTGCCTTAACTGTGCCCCCAGCCCACCAACCTTATTATTTTGGTTGGCATtttcacagcattttttttttcagttttttgtccATTTGATGTCAGTCTGTGGTTTTTGTCAGATCAGCTTATTCGTGGGTATATTTTTCCCCTAAATTGTTTTCTCATTCACAGTATTAACATATTCAACAAATCCTTCTGTTGTGGTAATTTACGACAGTAATTCTTGATATTAAAGCAGTCCATCAACCCAAAAACTTGTTTCATAGGATCACAATTTTGATTCATAGATTCCAGATTTGGACTATTTCTATATGGCCCTATTTTCGGGAATTTGTCAACTCATTTGTCTCAATTTTCACAACCGCTGTTATGTCCCTAACTACCTGATATGGCCAATTCCCTTAAAACTCAATAGTTCTTTAACACAAAGTTTAACTCTGTAGAGCTGGTGATTGTTAGGGCAGGTACAGTAAGCAAAATGCATGTAGTACATAACATCACGAAAACTGTATTCATGGAATTTGAGTTAGCATGCTCCATTGCCAATCCCCTTCATCCATAATCTCTCCTTACACAGAATACATGAGAACCACATTTCCCTCAAtgtaaattgcttttaaaaacatatttccagttttttaattTAGTGACATCGCTTTAGTTAAACTTGCTGGTTACCACCTTAAATGCCAGTCAGTGCTGACTGCATCACAATTGAGTGAAATGGCCTCTTGTTCAGCTGTTACAGACCTAGATTGTTAAGGCACCTTAGAACATCTCATCTTTTACAGCTGGTTAGTAGGTACTATTTATCATATAACTAAATATTGGGGCACTGGAACATACCTGAATTAAGAATTACTTTGTCTTACACTTGTCTTTATATTCACTTAAATCCAAGAATCCCATCTAAAACACATAAATACCTTGTCTGAAACACCTATACTTCCCTGACCAAGTCAGAAATGAGGTGGGGCAAGTGAAAGATGATTCCATATGTAGACATTCGTTAGCTTCTTGTAAATAATTGTAACTGGTGgaatataaagtagaaaataagcaTAGTTATACATTTGTTCTATAAATtgttaacctttaaaaatataattgctgCTAAAATGCTGTTACACTTAAGGAAAATTGGTGCCACTGTTTTGAAAATGAGATCTTGTGCCATAAATGCAGCTgaactaaatataaatattagttCACAAATTAATGCTGTCAAAGGAATGAGTGAAGTAGAAAAACTTTTAACCAGTGCTATTTCATTCTAAATTATGTAGTGTGATCAAACGTGATCATccagaatttttatatttttctttgtacagAGGTTATGTATtctgggtgttttttttaaaaggaaacattttaaatccCACAGATTGACACTTTGTATCAATCTTCAATGGACTAAGGGttttttcctcagtgatctctgaagtttctttaaattatatactTAACACAGCAGAGAAACTGGATTGTTTTTGTATATAAGACTGTGTACACCTGAAATGTTGTCAGAAGTACTGGGAGTGGGGGGGGAGGGCTGGGTATCTTGTATATGATATTAGAAGTAATAATGCATGAACTTATTTTATAAACCCTTGGACTATGTATTTGACATGTAAAATATGTACAGTATTAATGTCAGCCATTTCTTAAAAGTGAGCCTATAAATATTGTTGTATAATTTTCTTTGGTCAGAAACATTTGGACTAAGTAGTGCCACTGGGTCGGGTTTTCTTCAGTGCCATTTAGCAAACCACCTGTCTTTACTATGCAACTAGCAAAAATTTGTATAATGCACCAGAATATTTCAGTCGTCACACTTTAAATTTCACATGAAGGGTTCTTCACTATTCTTTTGGAACCCAGCCTAGCAAAATTAGAGGAAAGGCGCTAAGGAGATTTATTTCTGTTAAGAGAAAAAAGCCTACATTTGCAGACTCAACAGTTGAATCTactataaataacaaatactgtCTACTATCTCAACTCTTAAAAGTTTACAGTGTTGGGACTGTCATTTGTGCTTTCTGTGGGGTAGTTGGATAAAATTGGGCAGCTAAAATTTTCAGTTCCGTGTGgctcctaaattttaaaaagtttgtaaGTTGATTCGCAGACACAAAGTAGCAGCTATCTTGCATGTgtgttgttgggtttttgtttgttcgtttgtttgtttgtaaaccGGTGAAATTTTCCAGCCAGGCACATGCCATTCAATTTTCTGTTGATCATACAGTTGTATAAAGCAGCAAAACTGAAGGGGGAATGATTGTTGTATACACTTTAAATTGCTTTGCATGGTCTCATTTGAGATAATTGGTGTAAGAATCTTGACTTTTTTTATATTTGGaaacatcaaataaaaaatgggaatgaattttttttttaacatatcttAACACTGTCCAAGTGAAAACTTGTCTGGCATTCCACAGTAACAACTTTACTGTTTTCCCATGGGTGGCCATATAATTATCTCTTAGTAGTAGTTCATTTATACACTTCCCTTTTATGATCCTTACTAGTGGAACTGAGTTAAAAGGAACAGCTCACCAGTAAGGTGTTGCCATTACGCTCCTAATGTATGTTTTCCATCTTATTGGACACCAGTCATGCCACTGTGGTTGTCTTATTTATTGCTAGTCCCCTTTCCTAATGGGGTTtgtgttataattattttaacaattttcaaGGGCTCTTGGCTTATTCTGTGAGTATTTTGCTGTAATATGTTGCAGACACTTTCTACACtaccatcacatttttttttttatatttattttggttgcgctgggtcttagttgcggtactcAGTATCTTCGTTGCCAcctgcaggatctttagttgctggacgcgggctctagttccctgaccaggcatcaaacccgggccccctgcattgggagtgtggagtcttaaccactggaccacctgggatgTCCCCATATTAATTATTACAGCTCTGTTTTAAAAGGGTGACTGGTGAGGCCATTATATTTACCCAAAATATTATTTACCTAAGATGAGCTTTAGAATCCTCACATAAAAGTTCTACTCAAATCTCATTTGGTTTTTGATTAGGATTGTTAAattggaggaaaagagaaaacttggCATTTTCTAATGTCTTCATGTTGGAATACAAGAATTCTCTACATATCTCTTACACAGACTAAACACTAGTTGAGTATTTATCGAAGTATGATTTGTAATGGATTTGTGACAGCTGGAACGTTGCTGTGTAGCTGATTGTCTCGAAGTTTCCATCCAATACCTTGTTTCATAAATTCTTAATGCAACTGTTTACCATTAGCTGCACAGTAGTCAGCACCTTCTTTATGCCTAGCATTAGAGCTACAGAACAGGTTTGTACCCTCAAGGATCTTATATTCTAGTGAAGTAGAGATGAGTGATAATTATTTATACATCAGAAAATGTCTTCCAACGTGTTAGATCTTTTTTAAGACATATAGGTACCATCttcaaaagcaaaattttatataaaaatgtgatCCCCATCAAatacttttatacatttttatatggaATTGTAGAACAAAGGTTGAAAAGTGATCTCATCCCTGGTGCtactttctctcatttttaataCCT from Pseudorca crassidens isolate mPseCra1 chromosome 11, mPseCra1.hap1, whole genome shotgun sequence includes:
- the NUDT4 gene encoding diphosphoinositol polyphosphate phosphohydrolase 2 isoform X2, which gives rise to MMKFKPNQTRTYDREGFKKRAACLCFRSEQEDEVLLVSSSRYPDQWIVPGGGMEPEEEPGGAAVREVYEEAGVKGKLGRLLGIFEQNQDRKHRTYVYVLTVTEILEDWEDSVNIGRKREWFKVEDAIKVLQCHKPVHAEYLEKLKLGCSPTNGNSTVPSLPDSNTLFVTAAQTSGLPSSVR